A window from Catalinimonas alkaloidigena encodes these proteins:
- a CDS encoding SusC/RagA family TonB-linked outer membrane protein, producing MMYKTTLLLRGLSLALGLLGFLSSAPVWAQAARTVSGTVTSTSDGQGLPGVTVIVKGTAQGTTSDLDGKYQIQTTDNATLVFSSIGFTSQEIPVNGRATLDVALAEDTKQLNEVIVVGYGTQKKSDLTGSVASVSSEEIQAIPTPRPDQAIQGRVPGVQVATTSAHPGGTVQIRIRGGNSLQGSNNPLVVIDGMLGGDLQLLNPNDIASVEVLKDASATAIYGSRGANGVIIVTTKQGQAGKVQIDVSSFYGWQQITKKLDMLNAQQHAELLLANPLRPYTPNDPASYGTGTDWQDQIFQVAPMQSYQLSASGGSEKTRFLVSGNFYDQDGVIKNSNFQRGTFRLNLTQTVNDRLRFGNNITYSRSVNNLVKMNDGYGSQGSPVTMSALRFSPLIAPYDADGTYSPSLLPGDQLDNPLLILSDRIDRRTRNYLLGNAFAEYKILNDLIYKLNFGYILDEDLSERYDSRRLQSALNAGQATIANGRNTNWLLEHTLTYQHTFNQRHDLSGVAGFTAQGIRDVYNRTGGSGFPSDILTYKNLSLASTPLTPASNYTKQTLASFLGRINYSYDSRYLLTLSGRADGSSKFAANNKWAFFPSAALGWRISEEQFMQHIAAVSNLKVRLSYGITGSQAISPYQSLASFNLGSRYTLGTTTYTNGVQPGRVPNPDLKWETTGQTNVGFDLGLFNNRIDLTADYYDKKTYDLHYSKLLPTYTGYTSQVQNIGSMRNRGLELGLTTRNLIGPFTWTTSANISWNRNEVLELGDDTEFPLNASGGAMGAGFSQTGIIRVGEPVGNFWGYVFDGIFQNEAEADALAQSGAKPGTVRYKDLNQDGKIDNDDKTIIGNALPQYVFGITNQFSYKGFDLSIFLQGVQGNDVLNLNRFYLESVGGSNNALATTLNYWRGEGTSNTIQAPGESPGEMSTRFVEDGSYVRLRNLVLGYNLPNTVSDKLHLRQLRVYVSAQNLFTWTNYTGYDPEVNSRGGSGSTSSENLELGYDNGGYPGVKTYTVGLNLSF from the coding sequence ATGATGTACAAAACTACTCTCCTCCTGCGTGGGCTTAGCCTAGCGCTCGGTCTGCTGGGATTCCTCAGTTCCGCGCCGGTCTGGGCACAAGCCGCGCGTACGGTATCCGGCACGGTCACGTCTACTTCCGATGGACAGGGGCTTCCCGGCGTCACCGTCATCGTAAAAGGCACTGCACAAGGCACCACGTCCGACCTCGACGGCAAGTACCAGATCCAGACGACCGATAACGCCACGCTGGTGTTCAGCTCCATCGGGTTTACCTCGCAGGAAATTCCGGTCAACGGCCGCGCCACGCTCGACGTCGCCCTGGCCGAGGATACCAAACAATTGAACGAGGTGATTGTGGTGGGCTACGGCACGCAGAAAAAATCGGACCTGACCGGCTCGGTCGCCTCCGTTTCGTCCGAAGAGATACAGGCCATCCCTACCCCCCGGCCCGATCAGGCCATTCAAGGACGCGTTCCCGGGGTGCAGGTAGCCACCACCAGTGCGCACCCCGGCGGCACGGTCCAGATCCGGATTCGGGGGGGTAATTCCCTGCAAGGCAGCAACAATCCGCTTGTGGTCATCGACGGAATGCTGGGGGGTGACCTGCAACTGCTGAATCCGAACGACATTGCTTCGGTCGAAGTCCTGAAAGATGCATCGGCGACGGCCATCTACGGATCGCGCGGTGCCAACGGCGTGATCATCGTCACGACCAAGCAAGGGCAGGCCGGAAAAGTCCAGATCGACGTGTCGTCGTTCTACGGCTGGCAGCAGATCACCAAGAAACTAGACATGCTCAACGCGCAGCAACACGCCGAACTTCTGCTGGCCAATCCGCTGCGGCCCTACACCCCCAACGACCCCGCCAGCTACGGCACCGGCACCGACTGGCAAGACCAGATTTTTCAGGTGGCCCCCATGCAGAGCTATCAGCTTTCGGCTTCGGGCGGGAGCGAAAAGACCCGCTTTCTGGTGTCGGGTAACTTCTATGATCAGGACGGCGTCATCAAAAACTCAAACTTTCAGCGCGGCACGTTCCGCCTGAATCTGACGCAAACCGTCAACGACCGGCTCCGCTTCGGGAACAACATCACGTACAGCCGGTCGGTCAACAACCTCGTAAAAATGAACGACGGCTACGGCAGCCAGGGAAGTCCGGTCACGATGTCGGCCCTGCGCTTTTCGCCGCTGATCGCGCCGTACGACGCCGACGGAACCTACTCGCCTTCGCTGCTGCCCGGCGACCAACTGGACAACCCGCTGCTGATTTTGTCGGACCGCATCGACCGCCGCACACGCAACTACCTGCTGGGCAATGCCTTTGCAGAGTATAAAATTCTGAACGACCTGATTTACAAGCTAAATTTCGGCTATATACTGGATGAAGATCTGTCGGAACGCTACGATTCGCGCCGTTTGCAGTCGGCCCTGAACGCGGGGCAGGCCACCATCGCCAACGGCCGGAACACCAACTGGCTCCTGGAGCACACCCTGACCTACCAGCACACGTTCAACCAGCGGCACGATCTGTCCGGCGTGGCAGGCTTTACGGCGCAGGGCATTCGCGACGTCTACAACCGCACCGGCGGCAGCGGCTTTCCGAGCGACATTCTGACCTACAAAAACTTGTCGCTGGCCTCAACGCCCCTCACCCCCGCCTCCAACTATACCAAGCAGACGCTGGCTTCCTTTCTGGGACGCATCAACTACAGCTACGACAGCCGCTACCTGCTGACCCTTTCGGGGCGGGCCGATGGCTCCTCCAAATTTGCGGCCAACAACAAGTGGGCGTTTTTCCCGTCGGCGGCGCTGGGCTGGCGCATCAGCGAAGAGCAGTTCATGCAGCACATCGCTGCCGTTTCCAACCTGAAGGTGCGGCTGAGCTACGGCATTACGGGCAGCCAGGCCATCTCCCCCTACCAGTCGCTGGCGTCGTTCAACCTGGGCTCGCGCTACACCCTCGGCACCACGACCTACACCAATGGCGTGCAGCCCGGGCGGGTTCCGAACCCGGACCTGAAATGGGAAACCACGGGCCAGACCAACGTCGGATTCGATTTGGGGCTGTTCAACAACCGCATCGACCTGACCGCCGACTACTACGACAAGAAGACCTACGACCTGCACTACAGCAAGCTGCTGCCGACCTACACCGGCTACACCAGCCAGGTACAAAACATCGGGAGCATGCGCAACCGCGGACTGGAACTGGGCCTGACCACGCGTAACCTGATCGGGCCTTTTACCTGGACCACCTCAGCCAACATCTCCTGGAACCGCAACGAGGTGCTGGAACTGGGCGACGACACCGAGTTTCCGCTGAACGCTTCCGGAGGCGCAATGGGCGCGGGTTTCTCGCAAACGGGTATCATCCGCGTGGGTGAGCCGGTCGGAAATTTCTGGGGGTACGTGTTCGACGGCATTTTCCAGAACGAAGCAGAAGCCGATGCACTGGCGCAGTCGGGTGCCAAGCCCGGCACGGTGCGCTACAAAGACCTGAACCAGGACGGCAAAATCGACAACGACGACAAAACCATCATCGGCAACGCCTTGCCTCAGTACGTCTTCGGCATCACGAACCAATTTTCGTACAAGGGCTTCGACCTGAGCATCTTCCTCCAGGGAGTGCAGGGGAACGACGTGCTGAACCTGAACCGCTTTTACCTGGAGAGCGTGGGCGGGTCGAACAATGCACTGGCCACCACCCTGAACTACTGGCGCGGCGAAGGCACCAGCAACACGATTCAGGCCCCCGGCGAAAGTCCCGGCGAAATGTCGACGCGTTTTGTGGAAGACGGCTCGTACGTGCGCCTGCGGAACCTGGTGCTGGGCTACAACCTGCCGAACACCGTGAGCGACAAGCTGCATTTGCGCCAGTTGCGGGTGTACGTCAGCGCGCAGAACCTCTTCACCTGGACGAACTACACCGGCTACGATCCGGAGGTCAACTCGCGGGGCGGCAGCGGCAGCACTTCGTCCGAAAACCTGGAACTGGGCTACGACAACGGCGGCTACCCCGGCGTGAAAACCTACACCGTGGGCCTGAACCTTTCTTTCTAA
- a CDS encoding RagB/SusD family nutrient uptake outer membrane protein, with protein MKKYVIALLTGTTLSLGSCSEFLTEAPESFLSPSNFPASAADVEIALGGLQNYMRGQAYYDRAFYFLAEVSSDHTFAAYTSGLRYEIDAYTYQVDHQYVREVWGEAYQTINEANMLIQRIPAIASLTDAERGRYLGAAQFMRALNYFHLVRLYGDLPLLTEPVNDFEAGATLERSPVAEIYQVIVSDLQAAEQTLPTSWGGGEGWPTQGAAKTLLAKVYMTMAGAPLNETSYWAQAAAKAKEVMASNQYQLLEDVADLWKIEHKNSAEHIFSIQNHADPNNAYSIMSVQSRPGSVGDESGWSFWHTSLDFMNEFDDQDERKAASFLTEVVTPDQTYPYTVFGNPDNPLTNHPYIKKWYDAGRSNFQDRSRRTDTNIPVFRYAEVLLMFAEAENEANGPTADAFAALNQVRTRAGLAELSGLGQEELRQAIRQERSFELCFESKRRFDLVRWNTLDQAMAQDSIANVGYAPYKTIYPVPQLDLSLNENLGQNTGYGN; from the coding sequence ATGAAAAAATACGTCATCGCCCTCCTCACCGGCACCACCCTGAGTCTGGGCAGTTGCTCCGAATTTCTGACCGAAGCGCCCGAAAGCTTTCTGTCGCCCAGCAATTTTCCGGCTTCGGCCGCCGACGTGGAAATTGCTCTGGGAGGTTTGCAGAACTACATGCGCGGACAGGCGTACTACGACCGCGCCTTCTACTTCCTGGCCGAAGTGAGCTCTGACCATACGTTCGCGGCCTACACCAGCGGACTGCGCTACGAAATCGACGCCTATACCTACCAAGTCGATCATCAGTACGTGCGGGAAGTGTGGGGCGAAGCCTACCAGACCATCAACGAGGCGAACATGCTGATTCAGCGGATTCCGGCCATCGCGTCCCTGACCGACGCCGAACGCGGCCGGTACCTGGGCGCGGCGCAGTTCATGCGGGCGCTGAACTACTTCCACCTCGTGCGGCTGTACGGCGACCTGCCGTTGCTGACCGAGCCGGTGAACGACTTCGAAGCGGGCGCTACGCTGGAACGCTCGCCCGTTGCGGAAATTTACCAGGTGATTGTCAGCGACTTGCAGGCGGCCGAACAGACCCTCCCGACCAGTTGGGGCGGCGGCGAAGGCTGGCCCACCCAGGGCGCGGCCAAAACCCTGCTTGCGAAAGTGTACATGACCATGGCCGGCGCGCCGCTGAACGAAACGTCCTACTGGGCACAGGCCGCCGCGAAAGCGAAAGAAGTGATGGCATCGAACCAGTACCAGTTGCTGGAAGACGTGGCCGATCTGTGGAAAATCGAGCACAAGAACAGCGCCGAGCACATCTTCTCGATTCAGAACCACGCCGACCCGAACAACGCCTACTCGATCATGTCGGTCCAGTCGCGGCCCGGTTCCGTGGGCGACGAATCGGGCTGGAGCTTCTGGCACACCTCGCTGGACTTTATGAACGAGTTCGACGATCAGGACGAGCGCAAGGCCGCCAGCTTCCTGACCGAAGTGGTCACTCCCGACCAAACGTACCCGTACACCGTCTTCGGAAATCCGGACAATCCGCTGACCAACCATCCGTACATCAAAAAATGGTACGACGCCGGGCGCAGCAACTTCCAGGACCGCAGCCGCCGCACCGACACCAACATTCCGGTCTTCCGCTACGCCGAGGTGCTCCTCATGTTTGCCGAGGCCGAAAACGAAGCCAACGGCCCCACCGCCGATGCTTTCGCCGCGCTGAACCAGGTGCGGACCCGCGCAGGGCTCGCCGAACTTTCCGGGTTGGGCCAGGAAGAACTTCGGCAGGCCATCCGGCAGGAACGCAGCTTCGAGCTTTGTTTCGAAAGCAAACGCCGTTTCGATCTGGTGCGCTGGAACACCCTGGACCAGGCCATGGCGCAGGACTCGATTGCCAACGTAGGGTACGCGCCTTACAAAACGATCTATCCGGTGCCGCAACTCGACCTTTCGCTGAACGAGAACCTGGGACAAAACACCGGCTACGGCAACTAA
- a CDS encoding glycoside hydrolase family 88 protein, with product MKQSFFVLLLLLAGACASPSPAQHHTSAFDPAAVLEQLTDQAHQALAHYPLDTADGFPRSLEADGSVRGVRSRDWTSGFYPGVLWMLYDYSGNQQLKQAAQAWTAGLEQEKWNGRTHDMGFKIYCSFGQGYRLTDDPHYRDVIVQGARTLMTRFRPTVGALRSWDHHQDEWAFPVIIDNMMNLELLFAATRLTGDSSFYSVARQHALTTLHNHYRPDASSFHVVSYDTLTGQPLAHQTHQGYADESAWARGQAWGLYGFTMTYRETREAQFLEHAHRIADYLLQRLPTDGIPPWDFDVPEATEAPRDASAAAIMASALLELSTLGGKRADTYRTTADRLLTTLASDRYRTTSVETPFLLRHSTGHVPHGDEIDVPISYADYYFVEALLRRQHLQDPS from the coding sequence ATGAAGCAATCCTTTTTTGTACTTCTCTTGTTGCTGGCCGGGGCGTGCGCGTCGCCTTCGCCCGCGCAGCACCACACGTCGGCGTTCGACCCTGCGGCGGTACTGGAGCAACTGACCGATCAGGCACACCAGGCGCTGGCGCACTATCCGCTCGACACGGCCGACGGCTTTCCCCGCTCGCTGGAAGCGGATGGCTCGGTGCGGGGCGTTCGCTCCCGGGACTGGACCAGCGGATTTTACCCGGGCGTGCTGTGGATGCTGTACGATTACTCCGGAAACCAGCAGCTCAAACAAGCGGCACAGGCCTGGACGGCCGGCCTGGAACAGGAAAAATGGAACGGCCGCACGCACGACATGGGCTTTAAGATTTATTGCAGCTTTGGGCAGGGCTACCGCCTGACCGACGACCCGCATTACCGCGACGTGATTGTGCAGGGTGCCCGGACGCTGATGACGCGCTTCCGCCCCACGGTCGGTGCGCTGCGCTCGTGGGATCACCATCAGGACGAATGGGCATTCCCCGTCATCATCGACAACATGATGAACCTGGAACTTCTGTTTGCGGCTACCCGTCTCACGGGCGATTCCAGCTTTTATAGCGTCGCCCGGCAACACGCCCTCACCACCCTGCATAACCATTACCGTCCCGACGCCAGCTCGTTTCACGTCGTGAGCTACGACACCCTGACCGGCCAGCCGCTGGCCCACCAGACGCACCAGGGCTACGCCGACGAATCGGCCTGGGCGCGCGGACAAGCCTGGGGACTGTACGGTTTCACGATGACCTACCGCGAGACACGAGAGGCGCAGTTTCTGGAGCATGCACACCGCATCGCCGATTACCTGCTGCAGCGCCTGCCTACCGACGGCATTCCCCCCTGGGACTTCGACGTCCCCGAGGCCACCGAAGCACCCCGCGACGCGTCGGCTGCGGCCATCATGGCTTCGGCCTTGTTGGAACTGAGCACGCTGGGCGGCAAACGGGCCGACACGTACCGCACCACCGCCGACCGGCTTCTCACGACGCTGGCGTCGGACCGTTACCGCACCACGTCCGTAGAAACGCCTTTTCTGCTGCGCCACAGCACCGGTCACGTGCCGCACGGCGACGAGATCGACGTCCCGATCAGTTACGCCGACTACTATTTTGTAGAAGCGCTGCTGCGCCGGCAGCACCTTCAGGACCCGTCATAA
- a CDS encoding glycoside hydrolase family 2 protein, with the protein MRLSFLFFSLMFSGGLFAQPNAPRQQLNLNPGWEYMEDAAPTPEQLTAPGEAVDLPHTWNAFDAVDAEPGYRRDAGWYRKRLRKPEVPANARLLLYCEGANFKSDVYVNGQRAGGHLGGYLGFEIDLTSWLKEGDNELLIRVDNGYDPQLIPSQKSDFFLYGGLTRDVWLKIVPAHYLTNVHVHTPQVSARAARTELDVFFNTPLPKGYQLTAELRDAAGKTVLTKRSSPSPADSAVHVQLPTLRTPQLWSPAHPTLYTLHVQLRHGNRVVDELTEKVGYRWFEFKEHGPFYLNGERLLLRGTHRHEEHAGYGGALPDSLHRQDMQQIKAMGANFVRLAHYPQDPEVYRQCDSLGLLVWDELPWCRGGVGDDVWKARTKQLLREQIDQNRNHPSIILWSLGNEIDWLPDFPGGDHEEAIDAFLQELNDLAHTLDGSRLTALRKYPGAAAIVDVFSPSIWAGWYSGVYKSYEPAIREAMQKHPRLLHVEYGGSSHLGRHTEQPITGEGRLNPNEWEEAVNQVAVKNIANSGDWSENYIVDLFDWHLHVSEQLDDFVGNAQWAFKDFGTPLRPENAIPYMNQKGLVDRAGRPKDAYYVFKSYWTDSPQFCYIESHTWTERSGPEGLARTLSVYSNCDEVELQANGRSLGHRTRDLTKFPACGLTWEYNFAEGENEVVAIGYADGNAVTRDTLNIHYTYRRAGPPAAIRLSAQTLPNGHQQIEALAVDATGQRCLDYEAFVYFDHNGAGQLLKNYGTPDRSAVIQMANGRAVIELIPGAGDAVIECRNQSFKGAYLVVPPPGKGQ; encoded by the coding sequence ATGCGCCTTTCTTTTCTGTTTTTCTCGCTGATGTTCAGCGGAGGTCTCTTTGCCCAACCGAACGCGCCCCGGCAACAGCTCAACCTCAACCCGGGTTGGGAATATATGGAAGACGCTGCACCCACGCCCGAGCAACTGACGGCACCAGGCGAAGCGGTCGACCTGCCGCATACCTGGAATGCGTTCGATGCCGTCGACGCCGAACCGGGCTACCGCCGCGACGCCGGATGGTACCGCAAACGCCTCCGCAAACCTGAGGTCCCGGCCAACGCCCGCCTTCTGCTGTACTGCGAGGGCGCCAATTTCAAATCGGACGTCTACGTAAACGGTCAACGCGCCGGCGGGCACCTCGGCGGTTACCTGGGATTCGAGATCGACCTCACTTCCTGGTTGAAAGAGGGCGATAACGAATTGCTGATCCGCGTGGACAATGGCTACGATCCGCAGTTGATTCCGTCGCAGAAATCGGATTTTTTTCTGTACGGAGGCCTGACGCGCGACGTCTGGCTGAAGATTGTTCCGGCGCATTACCTGACCAATGTCCACGTGCATACCCCACAGGTTTCGGCCCGGGCGGCCCGCACCGAGCTGGACGTTTTTTTCAACACTCCGCTGCCGAAAGGCTACCAACTCACCGCCGAACTGCGCGATGCGGCCGGAAAAACCGTGCTGACGAAGCGTAGCTCTCCTTCGCCTGCCGACTCGGCGGTGCATGTGCAGCTCCCGACCCTGCGCACACCGCAACTCTGGTCGCCCGCCCACCCGACGCTGTACACATTGCACGTCCAGTTGCGCCACGGCAACCGGGTGGTGGACGAACTCACCGAAAAAGTGGGCTACCGCTGGTTCGAGTTTAAGGAACACGGTCCGTTTTACCTCAACGGGGAGCGTCTGCTGCTGCGCGGCACCCACCGTCACGAAGAACACGCGGGCTATGGCGGCGCGCTGCCCGACAGCCTGCATCGGCAGGACATGCAACAGATCAAAGCGATGGGCGCCAACTTCGTGCGGCTGGCACATTACCCGCAAGACCCGGAAGTGTACCGCCAGTGCGACAGCCTGGGCCTGTTGGTCTGGGACGAGTTGCCCTGGTGCCGGGGCGGCGTGGGCGACGACGTCTGGAAGGCACGAACCAAACAATTGCTCCGCGAGCAGATCGACCAGAACCGAAACCACCCTAGCATCATCCTCTGGTCGCTGGGCAACGAAATCGACTGGCTTCCTGACTTTCCGGGAGGCGACCACGAAGAAGCCATCGACGCCTTTCTGCAGGAACTCAACGACCTCGCCCACACGCTGGACGGCAGCCGCCTGACCGCCCTGCGGAAATACCCCGGCGCGGCGGCCATTGTCGATGTGTTTTCGCCATCGATCTGGGCAGGGTGGTATTCCGGCGTTTACAAAAGTTACGAGCCAGCCATCCGCGAAGCGATGCAAAAGCATCCCCGTCTGCTGCACGTGGAATACGGCGGTTCCAGTCACCTGGGCCGCCACACCGAACAGCCCATCACGGGCGAAGGCCGCCTGAACCCCAACGAGTGGGAAGAAGCGGTGAATCAGGTAGCGGTGAAAAACATCGCCAACAGCGGCGACTGGAGCGAAAATTACATCGTCGATCTTTTTGACTGGCACCTGCACGTCTCTGAACAACTCGACGATTTTGTAGGCAATGCGCAGTGGGCTTTCAAAGACTTCGGCACGCCACTCCGGCCGGAAAACGCCATCCCCTACATGAACCAGAAAGGCCTGGTCGACCGCGCCGGACGCCCGAAAGATGCTTACTATGTATTCAAAAGCTACTGGACCGACAGCCCCCAATTTTGTTACATCGAGTCGCACACGTGGACGGAACGCAGCGGTCCCGAAGGCCTGGCGCGCACCCTTTCGGTGTACAGCAACTGCGACGAAGTGGAGTTGCAGGCCAACGGCCGATCGCTGGGACACCGGACACGCGACCTGACGAAATTTCCTGCCTGTGGCCTGACGTGGGAGTACAACTTCGCTGAGGGCGAAAATGAGGTAGTGGCCATTGGCTATGCGGACGGAAACGCGGTGACGCGCGATACCCTGAACATCCACTACACGTACCGGCGTGCCGGCCCTCCTGCCGCAATCCGCTTGTCGGCACAAACGCTGCCGAACGGCCATCAACAGATCGAAGCCCTGGCAGTAGACGCCACCGGGCAGCGGTGCCTCGACTACGAAGCGTTCGTTTACTTCGACCACAACGGAGCGGGGCAATTGCTCAAAAACTACGGCACTCCCGACCGCAGTGCCGTCATCCAGATGGCGAACGGACGGGCCGTGATCGAGTTGATTCCCGGCGCGGGCGATGCCGTCATCGAATGCCGCAATCAATCGTTCAAAGGGGCTTATCTGGTGGTGCCCCCGCCCGGCAAAGGCCAGTAA
- a CDS encoding RNA polymerase sigma factor, translated as MNIASSTTLNSRELWNRWRNGCDTSFAQLFDRHYEELYTYALRFADETEVAEDCLQEVFITLWHARARLQDVRSVGAYLRASIRYKICAVMQQNARREGRLELLPPSPPCDSPEELLIRQERHAYQEQCIQQLLCQLPKRQREVVYLRYFDDFSVQEIAQQLSINYQSVMNHLHRAMTRLREAHHTTV; from the coding sequence ATGAACATCGCCTCCTCTACTACGCTCAATTCGCGTGAACTCTGGAACCGCTGGCGCAACGGGTGCGACACGTCGTTCGCCCAACTGTTCGACCGGCATTACGAAGAACTGTATACCTACGCCCTGCGCTTCGCGGACGAAACGGAAGTGGCGGAAGACTGCCTGCAAGAGGTCTTCATCACCCTGTGGCACGCGCGGGCGCGGCTCCAGGACGTCCGGTCGGTGGGCGCTTACCTGCGGGCCTCCATCCGGTACAAGATCTGCGCCGTTATGCAACAAAATGCCCGTCGGGAAGGGCGGCTGGAACTGTTGCCCCCGTCTCCGCCCTGCGACTCGCCGGAAGAGCTGCTGATCCGGCAGGAGCGGCACGCGTACCAGGAGCAATGCATTCAGCAGTTGCTGTGCCAGTTGCCCAAGCGCCAGCGCGAGGTGGTCTACCTGCGCTATTTCGACGATTTTTCGGTGCAGGAAATTGCCCAGCAACTGTCGATCAATTATCAGTCCGTCATGAATCACCTCCACCGGGCCATGACGCGGCTACGCGAAGCCCACCACACGACTGTGTAG